In the genome of Hydra vulgaris chromosome 06, alternate assembly HydraT2T_AEP, the window TTCTTTTGAGAACTAGGTTAATGCACTTATGAAAAACAACTAAGAATCAAATTCTGGAGAGATGTGATATTGTTTTAtccaaaaagtttttacttttctaaattactacattaatgataattaataattaatgagCCTCTTTTTAATCCAATTTTTTGACCAATCCTATTGTACAGTTGAATAGGTTTTAAAAGTTCAAGGCTTTTATGAACTGAGTAGTagtgcaatttttttaagttattgtaattttgaattttaaaaagtaccaaatgtttggaattttcaaaaaatttaaatttatgttacgGACATTGTGGcagaaaaatgttttgtatcTTAATAATGCAGTATTTTGTATAGTATATAGACATAAAGAACGTATTTACTTATTGTATTAAGGTTCTAGTGGTATGGGAGACAGTGGCTTTGTATCGCAGGCTTGTTGGATACAAggtctatatatatacaaaaaccttattgataaaaaaaacgaaGTAGCTTACTTTGGCATTCCTAAAGACATGGACCTCGATGGCACCTTAACATCTGGAGAGTTGTGTAGTACTTCAGGAAAGTTAGgcactaaaaatgaaaaatgtataCCAATGGAAAAAAGATTCATTTTGCAGGTAAGAAAATCTTAGCCTTACCTGACAAAAGTGTACATTTTTATTATGTGAATTGTTATATactaccaatatatatatatatatatatatatatatatatatatatatatatatatatatatatatatatatatatatatatatatatatatatacatatatacatatatacactcAAACCTCTTTTTGTGCGGTAGATAGGGACCGCATTAAAGAAAACGCATAAAAAAAGACCGCATAAAAAGAGGtttgagtgtatatatatatatatatatatatatatatatatatatatatatatatatatatatatatatatatatatatatatatatatatatatacatatatatatacatatatatatatatatatacatatatatatatatatatatatatatatatatatatatatatatatatatatatatatatatataagaggtttgagtatatatatatatatacatatatatatatatatatatatatatatatatatatatatatatatatatatatatatatatatatatatatatatatatatatatatacagtgccggTTTTAGCACTACCAGCGCCCTGGGCGAGATTTCTACGGTGCCCCTAGCTCAATTTAACCCCATTCAAAAAAAAGGCAAAGGGTAAAATAACCAATTAGTTTCGCCCCTTTATATTCGGCGCCCTGGGCCATCGCCCAACCAGGCCTTAGCCTAACGCCACcactgtatattatatatatatatatatatatatatatatatatatatatatatatatatatatatatatatatatatatatatatatatatatatatatatattagtaaaaaacacttatctaacttTTTTCTTCTACTTGAAGTTTCACCATTGCTGGATCATCAGGaagagttatatatatatatatatatatatatatatatatatatatatatatatatatatatatatatatatatatatatatatatatacataaagcgTGTTCACGAAATAAATGTGACAgtagaaaaacaactaaaaaaagtattcCTCAATTTTTCCAATCGAAccaagtaataattttaatacaataatataagaagatcaaacattaaaaaaaaaattatttattcctATGGGAgtctaataaaatttcgaacTTTTGCTTTAGTGGTACCCATAAGCTTGCGCACAGAATAAGAATCAAAACtatttgatgcttttttaaatgatatattaatatctttaatgtttctgcaaaacttttttgtttttttcatttttcttttcataatagCCCAGTACTTTTAGGCACAAATTTcacattattctttttatacCATTCCATAGCTAGTTTACAATAATGAATTGAAGCTAAACCAGGCCAGAACACAGGTCTGTTACTGTGTGATTTAATGAGAAGTAAAAGGCGTTTTTGTAAACattctttaacatatatttgacCAGAAAGTGTGGACTGAGAAATATAAGGCGCTGATTTTTTGCCACAACGGCAAATAACTTGccaaatcaaaacttttttagcgaacttatatatattataaatttcttatctgcttttcctctatattttgcaatataataaacAGCACCAGGAATTTGTTGATGATCGTACTTGATATAAGATTCATCGTCTTCAAAAATACagtaatttttagaaataaaattgtcatacaACTTTCTGCGGCGAGTTCTTGcacttttttgttgagtttcagAACGATTGGGCACTTTTTGTGctttaaaagaatgaaaaccATGTTTGTTTCTAACTTTTGCAACAAAAGTATGAGAAAATCCATACATTTTTGTGCGTTCCCTTAGTGAAAGGCTTGGGTTATTCTTAAAACTGTTAACCAGTTTTCTAACtagttttatatctttaaaagctTCCTTTGTTCCCCACCAGGTTTGCGTTTTATCgattttgtttgagaaaaacgTTGAATAACACGACAAACGGTGTATGGATGTATTTGCAACGATTTAGCTATCGAATTGTAGCTACTATTAggattttgtaaatatttgtgcaTACTTTTTTCTCTTACATCttcttcttttgtcatttttaaaactaacttcaagttaaatcttaaaactaacatatttttttgaaaccgcaacacgttgtaaacaaaatacaaaacaattaaaaagattttaatacaaccactgaaaaaaaatgacgtgcttattctttcacatttatttcgtgtacacgctttatatatatatatatatatatatatatatatatatatatatatatatatatatatatatatatatatatatatatatatgtatgtatgtatgtatgtatgtatgtatgtatgtatgtatgtatgtatgtatgtatgtatgtatgtatgtatgtatgtatgtatgtatgtatgtatgtatgtatgtatgtatgtatgtatgtatgtatgtatgtatgtatgtatgtatgtatgtatgtatgtatgtatgtatgtatgtatgtatgtatgtatgtatgtatgtatgtatgtatgtatgtatgtatgtatgtatgtatgtatgtatgtatgtatgtatgtatgtatgtatgtatgtatgtatgtatgtatgtatgtatgtatgtatgtatgtatgtatgtatgtatgtatgtatgtatgtatgtatgtatgtatgtatgtatgtatgtatgtatgtatgtatgtatgtatgtatgtatgtatgtatgtatgtatgtatgtatgtatgtatgtatgtatgtatgtatgtatgtatgtatgtatgtatgtatgtatgtatgtatgtatgtatgtatgtatgtatgtatgtatgtatgtatgtatgtatgtatgtatgtatgtatgtatgtatgtatgtatgtatgtatgtatgtatgtatgtatgtatgtatgtatgtatgtatgtatgtatgtatgtatgtatgtatgtatgtatgtatgtatgtatgtatgtatgtatgtatgtatgtatgtatgtatgtatgtatgtatgtatgtatgtatgtatgtatgtatgtatgtatgtatgtatgtatgtatgtatgtatgtatgtatgtatgtatgtatgtatgtatgtatgtatgtatgtatgtatgtatgtatgtatgtatgtatgtatgtatgtatgtatgtatgtatgtatgtatgtatgtatgtatgtatgtatgtatgtatgtatgtatgtatgtatgtatgtatgtatgtatgtatgtatgtatgtatgtatgtatgtatgtatgtatgtatgtatgtatgtatgtatgtatgtatgtatgtatgtatgtatgtatgtatgtatgtatgtatgtatgtatgtatgtatgtatgtatgtatgtatgtatgtatgtatgtatgtatgtatgtatgtatgtatgtatgtatgtatgtatgtatgtatgtatgtatgtatgtatgtatgtatgtatgtatgtatgtatgtatgtatgtatatgtgtatatatatacatacatacatatattacccctaatttatatttactacCCATAATGGATATTTACTACACATAGTACATATTTACTATCCATAGCAAATTTTTACTACCCATAATTCATATTTCTACCCATAGTTCATATTACTACCCATAGTTCATATTACTACCCATAATACATATTTACTAGCCATAAGACATATTTACTTCCCACCCTGCTGTACAAACGTTTGATCTTCCagcttacatttttttttcacatttttattttatttttgtttctaaaacAAATTTCAGTACCAATGGATGCCGTTTTTAATTGGTGCTTTATCAGCTTTGTATTACATACCTTATTTGCTTCACGGAGCAGTCAATAGAGATATAAAAAGTTTGCTCGAGGTATTAAAAAGTGATAAACCCAACGCAGTCCAAGTTTGTCGAACGTATTTTAACAGACGTGCTAATCCgtataaaaagatgtttttaagaAGTTTGCTCAATATTATTGTCAAGATTTTATACATAGTTGTCAATTTTATAACTCTTTTCGgtatttattagtttaatttttgcttagcttaatttaaatttttaaaagataaaaaaaaaatttttttcttatttttttttttgagtattcaTTGAGTATTTCATgtataattaatttgaaaacttCATTCATGAAAATATTCTTTAGGACTTAACAACGTGTTATTTGGTAAGTTTAACACATATGGTCAATCTTTGATAAAATGGTCAACGCAGTATAGCTCTCAGGATTATGACTATATGGGAACAGTAAACGACCCAACACCAggtcatttaatttaaatgttaagtttttaaaaatatttaaaacataaaatgtgttcctatatttatttatctttttacttttttgttaagttttaaaattaacaattagtTAAAACCCAATAATTAATCGTAGATATACTTTCTAACTAGGTAATCTTATTCTTCCGCCTTTTGGATACTGCGAGTTGTATGAATCATCAAAAGATATTAAACATAGTACAGCCAATTCATATAAGTTTATTTGCGAGTTGTCGCAAAACATCCTCTACCAATACTGCTTTATAATTTTGTGGTTTAGTATTGTTCTTGGAATAATTGTCTCGTTTGTTGGACTACTTATATTGATTGTGCGTTATGTAACGGGGATGTTTAAAAAGCAGTaagttagttatttatttaataagttttacaCTATTTTAAGAGTGTCTGTAAAAACATATGTTTTTAGTTAAAgagaaagtttttttgatatttgtttttctttctgaAACTATtgtcatttgaaaaaaaagaaatatttataggGGAGAGTTACTTTAATTGAAACACTTaaggataaatatttattaaccaaagaTGGCTTgactatgaaaacatttatgatttgattCCATAATGATAACaggtttctttttaataaacccagtaaaatcaacaaaagttgattgaaaatgatttttatctttacagtgaaaatttaaacagttcatttaaaacttataataggATTAATATTACCCTGGCAAACTAAAgttctacaaacaaaaaattgtataaaagctTCAACTGTTATGACGTTctcttaatttattgattaaaaatcactaaataaagtatCGTTTTTAAGGTTTATGGTTGTTACTAATGCTTTTTAAATTGCGCACAAAATTAGATTACCGAAAAAAAAATGACGCGAATAAGCTGTAAATCATGTTGCACGTGCATCTTTTTAGGGATAACTTTCCAAATCTGTCAAAACGTAGAAAATATGACGcttttatagaaaaatgaaagtatagcaaaaattcatttttttcttcaaaaataagtGCAAGTGTTTCAATTACGGAAACTCTCCCCTTCCAACCATTACTTTTTTGTTCAATTACataattaaacaactttaacaaattaaagtttggaaaatattaaattgatttttggaATAGAATATTTGTGAAAAACGTTACTCTTTTTGAACGAGCAACAGTTTTTGAAGAGAATTTTGTACGCAGAtctaaaacatttgttatttgtgaaaaagatgCTCTTCCGCGATGGACTGTGATAAGTCCATAAGGTCTTCTTGGTGCGCctttgaacaaataaaaaaattacgatTTGTAGAGATGTTATTGTTTGTTAGCTATTTgtagattattattattgttttttaggaGTAGATAGctaatattcttaataaattattgcTCAGAAAAGATAACTGTATATGTTTAAAGAGTTTTCAGTTTGCTGTTTGTATTCATTAATGATTTCAacgaaaaattattattttattatttttatctataaacttaaactataaattggcctaactttaaaactttgtatCTTTTCGGACTACTAGGGAGCGCAACATGTTTGGGGAAGTTATAAAATCCTTATCACTTCGTGAAGCAGAGTATATggaaattattcttaaaaaaagaccTGATGTGTATAAAGAAGTGAATACTTTATTGATGAATGGAGACGATTCTATACTATTGAACGAAAAGTGACGAtacaagtaaaacaaaataataggaCGTTGAAAAAACGATGCccctaaatcatttttttattattacctgtTTAAgatttctatattttaatattattttaaataaatttaatttcatataaTCTCTGAAATATGCTTCAAGCTACGCACATTCTACGTATATTCTTCACTCACGCTACGTATTTTAACGTTGCACgattcatatttttattcaagatatgtttttgatttattttttcggtcttttttttttatcacgttttgttgaatttttaaaaactgttatttatttttatatgacttATGCACAGTGGGATAAATCTTGAAAAACTTGTCTAATAGTCAAAATAGTTATTCAAGCAAAGTTAAggaataatattttgatttgttgaatttgaattaaacattaaaatttcaaattaataaaaagtggATTTAAAATTGCAAACTCTATTTTGAAATAACTAGTTAAGTcttgtaaaaaactttactttttctaaGCCATTAAGTCCTTAGTAGCCAATTAAACTTTTACTTCTGACATCCTAAGTTCGAAatcgaaattaaaaataaaagttcacttgcaatatattattatactatatgaatataatatataatacattataattatatagtgatttttttaaatatattaacagtatataaaataaaaattaactagcAAGATGTATTTAAAATGGCCTAAAATTCATATAGTTTTgtgatgttttatttaaaaaataaaatttggtgGTTTTTTTAGCGTCTTTAACTCAATTGCTATAAATTTAGAATATGAATGTATACGAGcataaaagcattttataaatacaaggTTTTAATTTGGAAAGTTTGCAAAACagttcaaactaattttttaaaaaatcaaataatacaatttttccaGCCCGGGAAAATTGATCATAGCGGCccagatttttttcaaaatttttgcaaaagttcTTGAATCTAAACAAGATAAATTAACATAAAGACTACCATGCTTAGAGAATCTCTGTTTCAAACGACTGATTACTTGATCCATTACCATGTTGTGAACATTGACATGAAATTTATCTTTCGCACTTTTAAGTTGGTTGGCTCTAATTATTTTCTCTTTCAAACCAATCTGAACTTCAATGTCGAGATTCCTTTTTCCCTAGTTCACTATTTTGCAAGTTCTGAGAAATTTGTAGCTGCTTAAAAAATGGaatcaaaatttcaatttaCTTTGCTTAATTTATTGATACTCTCTTAAACCATCAAATATGCTCGTAATATAACATTTCCAgttgtttgcaaatatttaGATAATGGCGTTGtatgctttcaaaaaaaattgtgctCTCAAACTAAATTCAAAACTTGTCAAAAAAATCCTAAAGAGCTTTCGCTTTGTAACGGACATCATTATTGAATTTGATTAATCTAGAAATATCATGAAATGTTTGTAACATGTCAAtgtacaaaaaatcaataatttgtgtttttttgattGGAGATTTTGATGAAGAAATCTCCAAATATCTTAGTAGGAGCTCTGTGTTCAACTGCTTTTTTAGTAAAGTCACCCATTACCAAACTTAAGATTTGGGTATAACACTATACATAGATCTGACCCAGGAAAACTGTATTTAACCAGGTATTGAATCCATTGAGTTGACTCTGCATGTTGAAGGCTCCATCGGTGGCATTGCggatacatatatttacatatattaatgCCTAATTATTCAAAGACACCACAAACCAAATCCTACATTCCTTTTTCAATTGTTGATGTGCAATTTAGTATCGATAATACACGTTCATATAcagattttgttatatattagaTCACAAAAGAACACTGATCCTGTACATTAATATCTTGTGTGGTATCATTTTGAACACTAAACATACCGGCTTCTCTAATCCCCTCCACCATCAtgtttgttaaagaacttgttATTGCATCAATGACTTTACATTCATAACAGTCATTTTTGACAGAAATGTGACCTTTTTCCTCAACTTTTCTGATGTTAACGGATTCATGCCGGGATTTGCTTTTTCGAACCAGCTCTTTGATATGTGCTTCTGACAACGGATATTATCTTATAAACttgtctttaaattttatttaaattatcctattaacttatctttagtttttagaggcgattattttttattttatttttacgattttcttttgattatagattagtaaaTGATCTTaacatacttgtaaatacttgtaaataacttttaaatggtGCAAAGTAATTGTATGTTTACCTTTTAGTGGTTGTACACACTTGCTGATGAAAGCACGTCGAGGCGTAGTGGTTtggcaaatattgttttcatttagCCCCGTtaatgtagattttatttatataacacggcattgtattctttttttaatgacgaaataaataaatagataacggataaaatttgcaaacaagCAAAAGAAATTCCCACGATTTACACTGCCATCAAACAATCAGTAACCAGACTCTTTTGGA includes:
- the LOC100210765 gene encoding innexin inx3 isoform X2, which produces MSMIATSLKSLLKIKVKERNDSYTDQYNRIFMVKIMLACCIIMGISWYKDAIKCVVTSSSGMGDSGFVSQACWIQGLYIYKNLIDKKNEVAYFGIPKDMDLDGTLTSGELCSTSGKLGTKNEKCIPMEKRFILQYQWMPFLIGALSALYYIPYLLHGAVNRDIKSLLEVLKSDKPNAVQVCRTYFNRRANPYKKMFLRSLLNIIVKILYIVVNFITLFGLNNVLFGKFNTYGQSLIKWSTQYSSQDYDYMGTVNDPTPGNLILPPFGYCELYESSKDIKHSTANSYKFICELSQNILYQYCFIILWFSIVLGIIVSFVGLLILIVRYVTGMFKKQERNMFGEVIKSLSLREAEYMEIILKKRPDVYKEVNTLLMNGDDSILLNEK